The following DNA comes from Phytohabitans rumicis.
GGACTTGATGTTCGCCACGCGACAGCCTCGTCCTTGTAGTTCAGGGTTGCGGAGTAGGTGCGTCACCACGCACGAAGGGCCAGCCTACCAGCCCGCCAGCAGGCGGCCAAAACGCCCACAAGATCCCGGTGATCAGGGACTTCCTCCCCTGACGCGCCGCGACACGCCAGAGCCATTCCCTGATCACCGGGGAGAGGCGGGGAGAGGTCACCGGGGAGAGGCGGGAGAGGCGGGAGAGGCGGGGAGAGAGGGGGTCACCAGCCGTGGCGGGAGGCCAGCCAGGACAGGGTGGCTTCGGCGGTCCAGCGGTTGTGGGCGGCCAGGTGGGGGAGGCCCCCGTGTGGGTGGGCCGGGTGAGGAGGTAGCCGCTCAGGGCGGCCAGGGTGGCGTCCAGCGCGTCGGCGGGGGCGTCCTGGGTGGTGGGGTGGGCGGCGAAGAGGGCGTCGGCGTCCAGGCCGCTGGCGTACGCGCTGACCAGCAGCGACGCGGTGTCGAACCAGGCCGGGCCGGCGCAGATCCAGTTCCAGTCGCACAGCCACGCGGCGCCGCCCGGGTCGATGAGCACGTTGTCCAGCCGCAGGTCGCAGTGGGTGGCGGCGGTGGTCCGGGTGTACTCGGGCAGGGCGGCCTCCAGCGCGACCAGGTCGTCGAGCTGCTTCTCGACCCACGGTGGCGCCGCCGGCATGGTCTCCCGCCCGGTGGCGATCTCCCGCCACCAGGACAGGTCGGCGCGGATCATCTCGGAGAGCGGGGCAGCCCGACGGCGACGAGTTCGTCGGGTGGTTGGCGCAGCGCTTGGGCGGCGACCGCCCAGGCGGCGAGGGCGGCGTCCAGGTCGGCCGGCTCCCAGGGCAGGCCGGGCATGCGGCCCTCGATCGCGTCGAGGCAGATCACGTAGTACCCGGCGGCGGTCAGCGTCCACTGTGGCCGGGCGGCGGGCACGGCGGTGGGCAGGGCGGCGGTGACGGCCATCTCGCGGGCGTACCAGTCGGTCAGGTGGCGCTGCCCGCTCAGCGAGGCCGCCTTGACGAAGGCCCGCTGCCCGTCGGCGGTGTCCAGCACGGCGGCGAAGCCTCGGGTGAAGCCGCCGCCGGCGGTCGTCGCCCAGGTGACCGGCGCGCCGAGCCGCGCGGTGATCGCCGTGCGCAGGTCGGCAGGCAGATCGGCCCAGTCCGGGCGTACGGCGGTGGAGGCGTACGGGACCGCCGGCATGGGGATCCTGGGCATGCACCCATAGTGCCTTGATGTCATACCCCTCTGGCACAGTCGGGTCCCATGAACACCGTCGAGTTCTGGAGCCTCATCGCAGAGGCTGGCAACCGACCGGCCGGCGTGGTCGCCGATCTCGCCAGCCGTGAGCCCGCCGACATCGTGGCCTTCGACCGGCACCTGCGGCGGGTCCTGGCCGCCTCGCAGAGCGTCGACCTGTTCGGCGCCGCCTACCTCGTCAACGGCGGCTGCTCCCACGAGGGTTTCGACGCCTTCCGGGGCTGGCTGATGGCCCAGGGGCGGGAGGCGTTCGCCCGGGCGGTCGGCGACCCTGACTCGCTGGCCGACCTCCCGGCGGTGCGGCGGGCGGCGGTCACCGGCGAGGAGCTGGAAAGCCCGGCCATGCTGCGGGCCGCGGCGGAGGCCCACCTCAAGGTCACCGGCACCGACCTGCCAGCCGGTCCGGAGGCCACACCAAGGGCCCTGCCAGATGGCTCGCTGGGCTCGCTTCGGCCCAGGCTGACGGCAGACTCCGGGCTTGACGCTCCGCGCCAAGCCTCGGACTCCGCCGTCACCTGGGCCAACACCGACGACTTCTGGGACTTCGACGACGAGGAGCAGGTGGCGCAGCGGCTGCCGCGCCTGGCCGCGCTCTTCAACCAGGCACCGGACTGAGGTAGGGGCGAGGCGTGCGAGCATAGAAGGCCAGCAGACGCCCGAACTCAGAACGGACCCCTGTGCCACCGATGAGCGCGAACAGCCCGGGTTCGACCGACCCCGGCCGCATCCGTAATTTCTGCATCATCGCCCACATCGACCACGGCAAGTCGACGCTGGCCGACCGGATGCTGCAGCTCACCGGCGTGGTTGACGCCCGACAGATGCGCGACCAGTACCTCGACCGCATGGACATCGAGCGCGAGCGCGGCATCACGATCAAGAGTCAGGCCGTGCGCATGCCGTGGACCGTCCGGGAGGGCGACCAGCAGGGCGAGCACGCCGTGCTCAACATGATCGACACCCCGGGGCACGTCGACTTCACGTACGAGGTGTCCCGGAGCCTGGCTGCCTGTGAGGGGGCGGTCCTGCTCGTCGACGCCGCCCAGGGGATCGAGGCGCAGACGCTGGCCAACCTCTACCTGGCGCTGGAGAACGACCTGCACGTCATCCCGGTGCTCAACAAGATCGACCTGCCGGCCGCCCAGCCCGACAAGTACGCCGAGGAGCTGGCACACCTCATCGGCTGCCGGCCGGAGGACTGCCTGCGGGTGTCCGGCAAGACCGGCGACGGGGTGCCGCACCTGCTGGACGAGATCGTGCGGCAGTTCACGCCGCCGACGGGCGACGCCGCCGCGCCGGCCCGCGCGATGATCTTCGACTCGGTGTACGACGTGTACCGCGGCGTGGTGACCTACGTCCGGGTGATCGACGGCCGGATCGAGGCCCGCGAGCGGATCAAGATGATGTCCACCGGGGCGGTGCACGAGCTGCTGGAGCTGGGTGTCATCGCGCCGGAGATGGAGAAGGCGCAGGCGCTCGGGGTCGGCGAGGTGGGCTATCTGATCACCGGCGTGAAGGACGTCCGCCAGTCCCGGGTCGGCGACACCGTCACGATCAACTCCCGCCCGGCCAAGGAGGCGCTCGGCGGCTACAAGGACCCGAAGCCGATGGTCTACTCGGGGCTCTACCCGATCGACGGCTCGGACTACCCCGACTTTCGCGACGCCCTGGACCGCTTGAAGCTCAACGACGCCGCGCTCCACTACGAGCCGGAGTCCAGCGCGGCGCTCGGCTTCGGGTTCCGCTGCGGCTTCCTCGGCCTGCTCCACCTGGAGATCATCCGGGAGCGCCTGGAGCGCGAGTTCAACCTCGACCTGATCTCCACCGCGCCCAACGTGGTGTACCGCGTGCTCATGGAGGACGGCACCGAGGTCGTCGTCACCAACCCCAGCGAATACCCGACCGGCAAGATCGCCGAGGTCTACGAGCCGGTCGTCCGGGCCACCGTGCTGACCCCCAACGACTACGTGGGTGCGGTGATGGAGCTGTGCCAGGGCCGCCGCGGCACCCTGCGCGGCATGGACTACCTGTCCGCCGACCGGGTCGAGCTGCGCTACACGCTGCCCCTCGCCGAGATCATTTACGACTTCTTCGACCAGCTCAAGAGCCGTACCAAGGGGTACGCGAGCCTGGACTACGAGCCCAGCGGCGAGCAGATGGCCGAGCTGGTCAAGGTCGACATCCTGTTGCACGGCGAGGCGGTCGACGCGTTCAGCGCGATCGTGCACAAGGACAAGGCGTACAACTACGGCGTCACGATCGCGGCCAAGCTGCGCAGCCTGATCCCGCGCCAGCAGTTCGAGGTGCCGATCCAGGCCGCGATCGGCAACCGGGTGATCGCCCGCGAGACGATCCGGGCGATCCGCAAGGACGTGCTGGCCAAGTGCTACGGCGGCGACATCACCCGAAAGCGCAAGCTGCTGGAAAAGCAGAAGGAAGGCAAGAAGCGGATGAAGATGGTGGGCCGCGTCGAGGTGCCCCAGGAGGCGTTCATCGCGGCCCTGTCCACCTCGGACGGTGGAGAGGGCAAGGCGGGCAAGAAGTAATGTTCTGCCCCCGTTGCGGCCAGAAGCTGGAGGCCGCGCCACCGACCGTGTGCGGCGCGTGCGGCTACGCCCTCTTCGTCAACCCGCGCCCCACCGGGAGCCTGATCGTGCACGAGAGCGGCCGCTTCCTGGCGCTCAAGCGGGCCGCGGAGCCGCAGGCGGGGCTGTGGGAGACGCCGGGCGGCTTCTGCGACGGGTGGGAAGATCCCGCGGCCGCCGCCGTGCGCGAGGGCCGCGAGGAGCTCGGCGTCGAGGTCACCCTCGGTGACTTCGTCGGCATGTATGTCGGGAGCTACGACTACCAGGGCGAGCGGTTGCCCGTACTCGATTGCTTTTTCCTGGCGACGCTGGACGGCGCGGACGTGACGCTCGACCCCAGCGAGTCGTCCGACATGGCCTGGTTCGACCTGGACAAGCCGCCGTCTTTGGCCTTCGAAACGATGGATGCGGCGGTCCGCGACGCCGCGCGGCGTTTGGGCGTTTGACCGCTCGGGTACTCACGGTGCCATGACCGCTACCGGCATCATCTCGGCACTCATCATCGGGTTGATCATCGGTGCCCTGGGGCGGCTGGTCGTGCCCGGCCGCCAGAGCATCCCGATCTGGCTGACCATGCTCATCGGCGTGGGCGCGGCGCTGCTCGGCACCGTGATCGCACGGGCCGCGGGCGTGGCGGACACGTCCGGCCTGGACTGGACCGAAATCTTCGTCCAGGTCGTCCTCGCGGCAATCGGCGTCGCCCTGACGGTCGGTGTCATCGGCCGCCGCGGTGTCTCCCGCTACTAACCCCCCTCCCATCGATCATGGGGTGTGCGGCATGCCACGTCGTTGTGGCCGCCGCACACCCCATGATCATTTGGCCGAGTGAGGGGGGCTCACCTCAGCCAGGGAATGCGGCGGTCGAGCAGGCCGCGAACCTTCAGCTCGCGCCGCAGGGGAATCTCGTCGTCCACGTAGCCGTCCCAGTTGACGCCCCAGTAGTTGGCCGTGTGCGTACCCTCGCCGCACAACTGGCGCTGCACCGGCGTCCGGCCCGCCCACCACGGGCCGTCCTTGTCGATGTGCAGCTCGTCCAGCGGCCGGATCCACCGGTACGTGTATCCGATGAACAGGATCTTCCGGGTGACCGTCGACAGGTTGGTGGAGCGGGAGTGCCACTGGCGGCGGTCGAAGATGAACGCGTCGCCCGGGTTCGCCGTGATCTCCAGCGTGCCCTCGGGGTCCGGGTTGTGCACGGTCAGGTCCGACGGGCGGGCCAGCGAGTTCTGCAGGTGGCTGCCCGGGATCACCTTCGTGGCGCCCCGGCCGGTCTCCGACATGTCGGAGAGCACGTACGCCACCTTGAGCGAGAACATCGGCCGCGGCAGGTCGGGGTCCAGGGTCTCCGGGTCCGAGTTCTGCCGGTAGCCGTCCTGGTGCCACCCCCAGTACGGCTTCTCCGGCTCCTTCGCCGGCGGGGTCACGTCGAGGTGGTTGTGGTGCGAGTAGATGTTCCAGCCGGCCAGCCCCCACATGTACGGGAAGACGGTCGGGTGGGTGAGCAACTCGCCGAAGAGTTCGTCGCGCTCCAGGAACCCGAGCAGGTGCAGCGTCTCGCCCGGGGTGCCCTCCTCCGCGTACACGCGGTCGACGGCCGCCTCCAGCGCGGCACGGTGTTCCTCGGTCAGCACGTTCCGCAGGAGCAGGAAGCCCTGGTCGTGGAATTCCTTGCGGTCGACGTCGCCGATCGGCTCGTAGCCGGTCCGGTCCCCGTAGTCGAACACCGCCCCACCTTCCTTTAGCAAAGCTTTAGTGGGGTGAGCGTAGCTCTCGTTGGAAAGGGCTCCGGCCGTCATTTTGAAGGACTTATGAAAGACCTGGCAAGGACCTACGAGGAGAGATCAACATGCTGCTGACCGTGACAAATGCCTGCCGGTAGCGGCGCATTCAGGGTGACAAGTCCGATTTCGCGGCCGCTGTGTTTTAGATGACGCAACCTTTTGGGTCGCCATTCCCGTCAGGGCGCGGAAAAGACCTCGGCGACGACCTGCCCGCCGTTGACGGTGCCGCCTATCTTGGCCCACGAACCGGCACTCGCCGTCCATTCGAGCTCACCAAACCGCACCCGCTTGACGCCGTGGTCGGTGGCGTGCGAGACCAGCCAGTGCGCGTACCGCCAGCCCGCCTTGGCGCTGGCCGCCGGCACGGCCAGGCCGGTCAGCTCGGTCGGCGACGTGGTCTCCAGCCGGCCCCAGTCCAGCCGCATGCCGGTCACCAGGGCCTCGGCGGCGGCCGGACCGCGCATCGCCGGCTCGCCGTCCACCGTGCACGCCACCGCGCCGGTCGCGTTGCCGAGCAGCGCGTTGGTCAGCACCGCCGACTCGTCCGCCCACTTCTGGTACGCCTCGGGGTAGGCCGACCGCTGCACGCGCTGCGCGGCCTCGGTGACCCGCAGGCGCTCCCAGCCGCGCACCTTCTTCAGCGCGGCGTAGAACTTGGTCGCCGCGTACCGCGGGTCGCCGATCTGCTTCGCCGTGCCCCACCCCTGGCTGGGCCGCTGCTGGAAGAGGCCGACCGAGTCGCGGTCACCGCCGGAGAGGTTTTCCAACTTGGACTCTTGCAGCGCGGTCGCGAGCGCCACCACGACCGCGCGCTCGGGCATGCCGCGCTGCACGCCGATCGCGGCGATGGTGGCCGCGTGCGCCATCTGCTCGGCGTTGAGGCTCACCTCACCGTCGGCCTGCACGACGCAGGCCCGGCTGCTGGGCCGGGGCAGCTTCAGGTCGGGGGCGAAGTCGCGGTTGCCGACGTACAGCCCAATTGCCGCCACCAGGACTAGCCCGATGGCGGCCACCGCCCCTGCCCGAATACGCACCGTCACCCCCACATGAGTCGTGCGTCCAGGGTACGACCCGGATCAGAAGCCGACCGTACCCGTGGCCGGTTTGGCGCGGAAGGGGGATTTAAGCGCCTCCAGACCCCTGCGGGACCCACCACGGGTCACGCTTTTCGCGGAACGCTTGGACACCCTCCCGCCCCTCTTCGGACAGGAAATAGTCCACCGAAAGGGCAGATAGTTCCGAGAGATCTTCACGTACGGTAGCGGCCGACCGGCGGTGCAGGATGCCCTTCGTGCCGGCCAGCGCCCGTGGTGCGCCCCGGACCAGCGCGGCGCAGTAGGCGGCCACCGTGGCGTCCAGAGAGGCGGCCGGTGACGCCGCCGTCACCAGGCCGATCTGCGCGGCCCGCCGCCCGTCGAAGACGTCCCCGGTCAGGAAGAGCTCCGCCGCGGCCCGCGGTTGCAGCCGCGGCAGCACGGTAGCGGAGATGACCGCGGGCACCACGCCGAGCCGCACCTCGGTGAACGCGAACGTGGCGTCCTCCGTGCAGATGGCGATGTCCGCGGCCGCGATCAGGCCCAGGCCGCCCGCCCGCGCCGGCCCGCCGACACGCGCCACCACCGGCTTGGGAAACTCCCAGAGCCTCGCGAACACGTCGCCGAGCATCGCGGCCGGAACTGTGCCGGATGGCTCGCTCCGCTCGCTTTGCCCGGAGGCGTACGCCGCGGCGGTCTCCTTCAGGTCGGCGCCCGAGCAGAACACCGGCCCGGTGTGCGAGAGCACCACCACCCGCACCTCGTCGTCCGACTCGGCCGCGGCGAGGGCGGCCAGGAGCTGCGTCATCAGCGGCGTGGACAGCGCGTTGCGGTTGTGCGGGCTGTCCAGCGTGAGCGTCGCCACGCCCTGCCCGGTCTCGACGCGTACCAGCGCATCGCCCTCAGAAGTCATGCGGGCAGACTAGTCACATGCCCAGTGCGCTTCCCGATGGCGACGCCGTGCCCCGCGACGGCGCGCTGCCGCCTGGGACCCAGTTGGGCGGGCACGGCTTCGGCGTGTACGTCCACGTGCCGTTCTGCGCCAGCCGGTGCGGGTACTGCGACTTCAACACGTACACGGCGGCGGAACTGGGTGGCGGCGCGAGCCGGGACGCGTACGCCGGCACGGTGCTCGCTGAGCTGGCCCTGGCGGCCACCGTGGTGGCGCCGCCCCGGGTCGACACGGTCTTCGTCGGCGGCGGCACGCCGACCCTGCTCGACCCCGATGACCTGGCCCGCATCCTGGACGCGATCGACCGCACCTGGGGGCTGGCCGCCGGCGCCGAGGTCACCACCGAGGCCAACCCCGAGTCGGTGACGCCGGCGTCGCTGCAGCGGCTGCGCAAGGCGGGGTTCACCCGGGTCTCCCTGGGTATGCAGTCGACCGCCCCTGGCGTACTCCAGATTCTGGATAGGCGGCACACCGCGGGCCGGGCGCCGGCCGCGGCGCTGGAGGCCCGCGAGGCCGGTTTCGACCATGTCAACCTCGACCTGATCTATGGCACGCCGGGGGAGTCGGCGGACGACTTCGCCGCGTCGCTGGACGCGGCCGTGCGGGCGGGCGTGGACCACGTCAGCGCCTACGCCTTGATCGTGGAGGAGGGCACCCGGCTCGCCGCGCGGATGCGGCGCGGCGAGCTGCCGTACCCCTCGGACGACGTCGCCGCGGACCGGTACCTGGCCGCGGAGGCGGCGCTCGACGCGGCCGGCTTCTCCTGGTACGAGGTGTCCAACTGGGCCACGAGCGAGGGCGCCCGGTGCCGGCACAACCTGCTCTACTGGGCCGGCGGCGACTGGTGGGGCCTCGGTCCGGGGGCGCACAGCCACGTCGGCGGCGTGCGGTGGTGGAACGTCAAGCACCCGTCGGCGTACGCGGGCCGGCTGGCCGAGGGGGCCTCGCCCGGCCACGGGCGGGAGGTCCTGTCGGCGGCCGACCGGCGGATGGAGGACGTGATGCTGCGGCTGCGGCTGGCGTCGGGGCTGCCGCTGTCGGCGCTCGACGGCGCGGGGCGTGCGGCCGCGGCCCGCGCGGTGGGCGACGGGCTGCTGGTGGAGCGGGCCGGGAGCGTCGTGTTGACGCTCCGCGGCCGCTTGCTGGCCGACGCGGTGGTGCGCGACCTTACTTGATGATGGAGACGCTCATCGGGTAGTTGTACAGCTGGCCGTCGTTGGCCTTCACGCCGCCGATGATGCCGAAGACGATCGCGATGATCATCGCGGCGGGCGCGAGGATGAAGCCGATCAGCGCGCAGACCAGGATCCAGCACACCACCGTGATGATCGACCACAGCAGCTGGAAGTTGAGCGCGGCGATGGCGTGCGCGCGGACGGTCGGCGACTGGTTGCCCTTGGCCAGGAGTGCGACGAGCGGTCCGACCCAGCCCAGCGTGCCACCGCCGACGAACGCGCCGGCCGCGCCGCCGAAGTGGGCGACCAGGGCCCAGGTCTTCTCCTCATTGTTGGCGTAGCCCGCCGGGGCGGGGCCGCCGTAGTACCCGCCGGGCGGACCCTGTGGCGGGTAGCCGGGCGGC
Coding sequences within:
- a CDS encoding phosphotransferase family protein, giving the protein MIRADLSWWREIATGRETMPAAPPWVEKQLDDLVALEAALPEYTRTTAATHCDLRLDNVLIDPGGAAWLCDWNWICAGPAWFDTASLLVSAYASGLDADALFAAHPTTQDAPADALDATLAALSGYLLTRPTHTGASPTWPPTTAGPPKPPCPGWPPATAGDPLSPRLSRLSRLSPVTSPRLSPVIREWLWRVAARQGRKSLITGILWAFWPPAGGLVGWPFVRGDAPTPQP
- a CDS encoding DUF4240 domain-containing protein, translating into MNTVEFWSLIAEAGNRPAGVVADLASREPADIVAFDRHLRRVLAASQSVDLFGAAYLVNGGCSHEGFDAFRGWLMAQGREAFARAVGDPDSLADLPAVRRAAVTGEELESPAMLRAAAEAHLKVTGTDLPAGPEATPRALPDGSLGSLRPRLTADSGLDAPRQASDSAVTWANTDDFWDFDDEEQVAQRLPRLAALFNQAPD
- the lepA gene encoding translation elongation factor 4 translates to MSANSPGSTDPGRIRNFCIIAHIDHGKSTLADRMLQLTGVVDARQMRDQYLDRMDIERERGITIKSQAVRMPWTVREGDQQGEHAVLNMIDTPGHVDFTYEVSRSLAACEGAVLLVDAAQGIEAQTLANLYLALENDLHVIPVLNKIDLPAAQPDKYAEELAHLIGCRPEDCLRVSGKTGDGVPHLLDEIVRQFTPPTGDAAAPARAMIFDSVYDVYRGVVTYVRVIDGRIEARERIKMMSTGAVHELLELGVIAPEMEKAQALGVGEVGYLITGVKDVRQSRVGDTVTINSRPAKEALGGYKDPKPMVYSGLYPIDGSDYPDFRDALDRLKLNDAALHYEPESSAALGFGFRCGFLGLLHLEIIRERLEREFNLDLISTAPNVVYRVLMEDGTEVVVTNPSEYPTGKIAEVYEPVVRATVLTPNDYVGAVMELCQGRRGTLRGMDYLSADRVELRYTLPLAEIIYDFFDQLKSRTKGYASLDYEPSGEQMAELVKVDILLHGEAVDAFSAIVHKDKAYNYGVTIAAKLRSLIPRQQFEVPIQAAIGNRVIARETIRAIRKDVLAKCYGGDITRKRKLLEKQKEGKKRMKMVGRVEVPQEAFIAALSTSDGGEGKAGKK
- a CDS encoding NUDIX hydrolase; the encoded protein is MFCPRCGQKLEAAPPTVCGACGYALFVNPRPTGSLIVHESGRFLALKRAAEPQAGLWETPGGFCDGWEDPAAAAVREGREELGVEVTLGDFVGMYVGSYDYQGERLPVLDCFFLATLDGADVTLDPSESSDMAWFDLDKPPSLAFETMDAAVRDAARRLGV
- a CDS encoding GlsB/YeaQ/YmgE family stress response membrane protein, with the translated sequence MTATGIISALIIGLIIGALGRLVVPGRQSIPIWLTMLIGVGAALLGTVIARAAGVADTSGLDWTEIFVQVVLAAIGVALTVGVIGRRGVSRY
- a CDS encoding phytanoyl-CoA dioxygenase family protein — protein: MFDYGDRTGYEPIGDVDRKEFHDQGFLLLRNVLTEEHRAALEAAVDRVYAEEGTPGETLHLLGFLERDELFGELLTHPTVFPYMWGLAGWNIYSHHNHLDVTPPAKEPEKPYWGWHQDGYRQNSDPETLDPDLPRPMFSLKVAYVLSDMSETGRGATKVIPGSHLQNSLARPSDLTVHNPDPEGTLEITANPGDAFIFDRRQWHSRSTNLSTVTRKILFIGYTYRWIRPLDELHIDKDGPWWAGRTPVQRQLCGEGTHTANYWGVNWDGYVDDEIPLRRELKVRGLLDRRIPWLR
- a CDS encoding enoyl-CoA hydratase-related protein is translated as MTSEGDALVRVETGQGVATLTLDSPHNRNALSTPLMTQLLAALAAAESDDEVRVVVLSHTGPVFCSGADLKETAAAYASGQSERSEPSGTVPAAMLGDVFARLWEFPKPVVARVGGPARAGGLGLIAAADIAICTEDATFAFTEVRLGVVPAVISATVLPRLQPRAAAELFLTGDVFDGRRAAQIGLVTAASPAASLDATVAAYCAALVRGAPRALAGTKGILHRRSAATVREDLSELSALSVDYFLSEEGREGVQAFREKRDPWWVPQGSGGA
- the hemW gene encoding radical SAM family heme chaperone HemW, which codes for MPSALPDGDAVPRDGALPPGTQLGGHGFGVYVHVPFCASRCGYCDFNTYTAAELGGGASRDAYAGTVLAELALAATVVAPPRVDTVFVGGGTPTLLDPDDLARILDAIDRTWGLAAGAEVTTEANPESVTPASLQRLRKAGFTRVSLGMQSTAPGVLQILDRRHTAGRAPAAALEAREAGFDHVNLDLIYGTPGESADDFAASLDAAVRAGVDHVSAYALIVEEGTRLAARMRRGELPYPSDDVAADRYLAAEAALDAAGFSWYEVSNWATSEGARCRHNLLYWAGGDWWGLGPGAHSHVGGVRWWNVKHPSAYAGRLAEGASPGHGREVLSAADRRMEDVMLRLRLASGLPLSALDGAGRAAAARAVGDGLLVERAGSVVLTLRGRLLADAVVRDLT
- a CDS encoding DUF4870 domain-containing protein yields the protein MHDRTTSPSRRERPRGDAPGSDLSATTSSVLLDAGRGTLSRLRSATGGYTAAPATRHGLPTAGWRRLPTTARRGYPPPGYPPQGPPGGYYGGPAPAGYANNEEKTWALVAHFGGAAGAFVGGGTLGWVGPLVALLAKGNQSPTVRAHAIAALNFQLLWSIITVVCWILVCALIGFILAPAAMIIAIVFGIIGGVKANDGQLYNYPMSVSIIK